A window of Theropithecus gelada isolate Dixy chromosome 14, Tgel_1.0, whole genome shotgun sequence contains these coding sequences:
- the LOC112607136 gene encoding olfactory receptor 8H3, whose protein sequence is MMGTWNNTNVPDFILMGLSDSEEIQMALFMLFFLIYVITMLGNVGMILIIRLDLQLHTPMYFFLIHLSFIDLSYSTVVTPKTLANLLTSNSISFTGCFAQMFFFVFLGTAECYLLSSMAYDRYVAICSPLHYPVIMSKSLCRALLTGPYVIGFMDSFVNVVCMSRLHFCESNIIHHFFCDTSPILALSCTDTYNTEILIFIIAGSTLMVSLFTISASYMCILSTILKINSTSGKQKAFSTCTSHLLGVTIFYGTMIFTYLKPRKSYSLGRDQVASVFYTIVIPMLNPLIYSLRNKEVKNALIRVMQRRQDSR, encoded by the coding sequence ATGATGGGTACATGGAATAACACAAATGTACCTGACTTCATCCTTATGGGACTGTCAGATTCTGAAGAGATCCAGATGGCCCTCTTTATGCTGTTTTTCCTGATATACGTAATTACTATGCTGGGGAATGTGGGGATGATATTGATAATCCGCCTGGACCTCCAACTTCACACTCCCatgtattttttcctcattcaCCTGTCATTTATTGACCTCAGTTACTCAACTGTCGTCACACCTAAAACCTTAGCAAACCTACTGACTTCCAACTCTATTTCCTTCACGGGCTGCTTTGCCCAGatgttcttttttgtcttcttggGTACTGCTGAATGTTATCTTCTCTCCTCAATGGCCTATGATCGCTATGTAGCTATCTGCAGTCCTCTACACTACCCAGTTATTATGTCCAAAAGTCTCTGCCGCGCTCTCCTCACTGGGCCCTATGTGATTGGCTTTATGGACTCCTTTGTCAACGTGGTTTGCATGAGCAGATTGCATTTCTGCGAGTCAAACATAATTCATCACTTTTTCTGTGACACGTCCCCAATTTTAGCTCTGTCCTGCACTGACACATACAACACCGAAATCCTGATATTCATTATCGCTGGTTCCACCCTGATGGTGTCCCTTTTCACAATATCTGCGTCCTATATGTGCATTCTCTCTACTATCCTGAAAATTAATTCCACTTCGGGAAAGCAGAAAGCTTTCTCTACTTGCACCTCTCATCTCTTGGGAGTCACCATCTTTTATGGCACTatgatttttacttatttaaaaccAAGAAAGTCTTATTCCTTGGGAAGGGATCAAGTGGCTTCTGTGTTTTATACTATTGTGATTCCCATGCTGAATCCACTCATTTATAGTCTTAgaaacaaagaagtgaaaaatgctCTCATTAGAGTCATGCAGAGAAGACAGGACTCCAGGTag
- the LOC112607210 gene encoding olfactory receptor 8I2: MAGNNFTEVTVFILSGFANHPELQVSLFLMFLFIYLFTILGNLGLIMLIRIDSQLHTPMYFFLSNLAFIDILYSSTVMPKALVNFQSNQRSISFVGCFVQMYFFVGLVCSECFLLGSMAYNRYVAICNPLLYSVVMSQKVCNWLGVMPYAIGFTNSLISVCVISSLVFCGSSINHFFCDTTALLALSCVDAFGTEMVIFVLAGFTLLSSLLIITVTYITIISAILRIQSAAGRQKAFSTCTSHLTGVTIFYGSLIFTYLQPDNTSSLTQAQVASVFYTTVIPMLNPLIYSLRNKEVKNALLRVIHRKLFP, translated from the coding sequence ATGGCTGGCAACAATTTCACTGAGGTGACTGTCTTCATCCTCTCTGGATTTGCAAATCACCCTGAATTACAAGTCAGTCTTTTCTTGatgtttctcttcatttatttattcactattTTGGGAAACTTGGGACTGATCATGTTAATCAGAATTGATTCTCAGCTTCATACCCCTATGTACTTTTTCCTGAGCAATTTAGCATTCATTGACATACTTTACTCCTCTACTGTAATGCCTAAGGCATTGGTGAATTTCCAGTCCAATCAGAGATCCATCTCCTTTGTTGGCTGCTTTGTTCAAATGTACTTTTTTGTTGGATTGGTGTGTAGTGAGTGTTTCCTTCTGGGATCAATGGCCTACAATCGCTATGTAGCCATCTGCAATCCCTTATTGTACTCAGTAGTCATGTCCCAAAAAGTGTGCAACTGGCTGGGAGTAATGCCATATGCGATAGGCTTCACAAATTCTCTGATATCCGTCTGTGTGATAAGTAGTTTGGTGTTCTGTGGTTCCAGCATCAATCATTTTTTCTGTGACACCACAGCTCTTTTAGCACTGTCCTGTGTAGATGCATTCGGCACAGAAATGGTGATCTTTGTCTTAGCTGGATTCACTCTTCTTAGCTCTCTTCTTATCATCACGGTCACTTATATCACCATCATCTCAGCCATCCTGAGGATCCAGTCGGCAGCAGGCAGGCAGAAGGCCTTCTCCACCTGTACATCCCACCTCACTGGTGTAACTATCTTTTATGGGTCTCTGATTTTCACCTATTTGCAACCTGATAACACATCATCGCTCACCCAGGCACAGGTGGCATCTGTATTCTATACGACTGTCATTCCCATGCTGAATCCACTCATCTACAGTCTGAGgaacaaagaagtgaaaaatgctCTTCTGAGAGTCATACATAGAAAACTTTTTCCATGA
- the LOC112605852 gene encoding olfactory receptor 8K3-like yields MDKHNLTVVNEFILMGITDIPELQAPLFGFLLIVYMLSVVGNLGLIILTKIDSRLQTPMYFFLRHLAFTDLGYSTAVGPKMLANFVVDQHIISYNWCATQLTVFGIFITSEIFILSAMAYDRYVAICNPLLYTIIMSQRACQVLVAIPYLYSVFLTLLAVTKMFTSSFCGYNIIKYFYCDTRPLIYLLCSYTEDIKLIILIFSAFNLISSLLIVLVSYILILVAVLKMNSAEGRYKAFSTCGSHLTVITVFYSTLFFMYVHPKSSHSLDVDKMASLFYTLIIPMLNPVIYSLRNKEVKNALCRTWKICANYLFKIHCRL; encoded by the coding sequence ATGGACAAACACAATCTGACAGTAGTGAACGAATTCATTCTAATGGGAATCACGGACATCCCTGAACTGCAAGCTCCATTATTTGGGTTCCTCCTCATTGTATACATGTTGTCAGTGGTGGGTAACTTAGGCTTGATCATCCTCACAAAGATAGATTCTAGGCTTCAAACACCCATGTACTTTTTCCTAAGGCATCTGGCTTTCACTGATCTTGGTTATTCAACAGCAGTGGGAcccaaaatgctagcaaactttGTTGTAGATCAACATATAATCTCCTATAATTGGTGTGCTACCCAACTCACTGTCTTCGGTATATTTATCACTAGTGAAATTTTCATTCTGTCAGCAATGGCCTATGACCGCTATGTGGCCATCTGTAACCCGCTGCTCTATACGATCATCATGTCACAAAGAGCATGTCAAGTTCTAGTGGCAATACCTTATCTCTACAGTGTCTTTTTGACTTTGCTGGCCGTCACAAAAATGTTTACCTCATCATTTTGTGGCTATAACATCATCAAGTATTTCTACTGTGATACTCGGCCATTGATATATTTGCTCTGCTCATACACAGAAGACATTAAACTGATCATTTTAATCTTTTCAGCTTTTAATTTGATTTCATCTCTTCTGATAGTCCTTGTGTCTTACATTCTGATCCTTGTCGCTGTCCTCAAGATGAATTCTGCAGAAGGCAGGTACAAGGCCTTCTCCACCTGTGGATCTCACCTGACAGTGATAACTGTATTTTACAGCACCCTCTTCTTTATGTATGTTCACCCCAAATCCAGTCATTCACTTGATGTTGATAAAATGGCctctttattttatactttgataaTACCTATGTTGAATCCAGTGATCTACAGTTTGAGGAACAAAGAGGTAAAAAATGCTCTATGTAGAACCtggaaaatatgtgcaaattatctatttaaaattCACTGTAGGTTATGA
- the LOC112607259 gene encoding olfactory receptor 8J3, with the protein MAPENFTSVTEFVLTGVSGCPELQIPLFLVFLVLYVLTLAGNLGIITLTSVDSRLQTPMYFFLRQLAIINLGNSTVIAPKMLINFLVKKKTTSFYECATQLGGFLFFIVSEVMMLAVMAYDRYVAICNPLLYMVVVSRRLCILLVSLTYLYGFSTAIVVSPCVFSMSYCSSNIINHFYCDIAPLLALSCSDTYLPEAIVFISAATNLVFSMITVLVSYFNIVLSILRIHSSEGRKKAFSTCASHMMAVTVFYGTMLFMYLQPQTNHSLDTDKMASVFYTLVIPMLNPLIYSLRNNDVKVALKKFMENPC; encoded by the coding sequence ATGGCTCCTGAAAATTTCACCAGCGTCACTGAGTTTGTTCTCACGGGTGTCTCTGGCTGTCCAGAGCTCCAGATTCCCCTCTTCCTGGTCTTCCTGGTGCTCTATGTGCTGACCTTGGCAGGGAACCTGGGCATCATCACCCTTACCAGTGTTGACTCTCGACTTCAAACCCCCATGTACTTTTTCCTGCGACAGCTGGCTATCATCAATCTTGGTAACTCTACTGTCATTGCCCCTAAAATGCTGATTAACtttttagtaaagaagaaaactacCTCATTCTATGAATGTGCCACCCAGCTGGGAGGGTTCTTGTTCTTTATTGTATCGGAGGTAATGATGCTGGCTGTGATGGCCTATGACCGCTATGTGGCCATTTGTAACCCTCTGCTCTACATGGTGGTGGTGTCTCGGCGGCTCTGCATCCTGCTGGTCTCCCTCACATACCTCTATGGCTTTTCTACAGCTATTGTGGTTTCACCTTGTGTATTCTCTATGTCTTATTGCTCTTCTAATATAATCAATCATTTTTACTGTGATATTGCACCTCTGTTAGCATTATCTTGCTCTGATACTTACTTACCAGAAGCAATAGTCTTCATATCTGCAGCAACAAATTTGGTTTTTTCCATGATTACAGTTCTAGTATcttatttcaatattgttttgtccATTCTAAGGATACATTcatcagaaggaaggaaaaaagcctTTTCCACCTGTGCTTCACATATGATGGCAGTCACAGTTTTCTATGGGACAATGCTGTTCATGTATCTGCAGCCCCAAACCAACCACTCATTGGATACTGATAAAATGGCTTCTGTGTTTTACACATTGGTGATTCCTATGCTGAATCCCTTGATCTACAGCCTAAGGAATAATGATGTAAAAGTCGCCTTAAAGAAATTCATGGAAAATCCATGCTAA